Below is a window of Pseudoalteromonas undina DNA.
ATTAGTATGAAAAATGCAGCAGCCACTGCAGAGCAAGGTGTTGATGAATGTGAGGTGCAGTTTCAAGCATTAAAACGCCCGTTTGATGTCACTATTTTAGGTATGGGTCCAGATGGACATACTGCTTCGTTATTTCCACATGCTCAAGGGTTGGAAAACGGATTAGATTCAAACCAACTTGTGTGTGCCATTAACGCAATTGAGAGTGATGTAACAGGTAGTATTACCGAACGAATGAGCTTAACGCTAAATGCAATTTCACAGTCTAAAGTAGTTAAATTACTTATTAGTGGCGATGAAAAGCTGGCTGTGTATAAGCAAGCGTTAGCGGGTGGTAATGTTAATGATATGCCGTTACGTGCAGTTCTAAATCAACCTGAGATCAACATTGAAGTGTATTGGGCACCTTAATTTAGTCTAAACTAGGTGCTTTAAAACCATGTTGTATTGATGGTTTAATGAAAGGTCAGTTGCTTTTGCTACTGGCCTTTTTTATTGCGACATGTTTTTGTCATTAATCTATTAATAACAAAGTGCTGTAAACATTTGAAGTTTAAATATTTCCCTTAAGCTAAGTACCTTTTTAATGCTCTTATATTTTTAAAAGTCACTAACTAAACTTATATTTATCAATAAAAACAGTAGGTTAATTTTGGTTCGGCGCGGAGTTATATAAGCCATCAATCTCATCTGCTATTCGCAATCTCTCTTATTTTAAATACATGAAGTATAAACACGTCATTATTTAAATACCTAGTATAGAGAGTAATTCTTGGGCGAACTCTGCTTTTTTATGAAATAATTAATCAATTTAAAATCAATGGCTTAATAATAATTAAGTTAAATTTCATACAAAAAGCGCGGAAAAATGTAGCAAAAATGTAATTTAGCATGTATGGTTTGTTACTACTATGACAGCGCTGTCATGGCGGTTAGGCAAAATGATAAACAAAACCAATAAAATGATTCGAGGGGAATCCTGTGTTAGCTAAAAATTTTAAAAAAAGCTTATTAGCAGTAAATATCGGCTTAGTTGTGGGAGCTGGCTTTACTGGTGCTGCATTTGCAGCCGATGAAGTTAAAGTTCAAGATGATGTTGAAGTCATTGAAGTACGCGGTATACGCGCTTCAAATAAAGAAAACTTAAACGGAAAACGTTTTTCTAATGCTGTTGTTGATGTTGTAACAGCGGAAGATGTTGGTAAGTTTCCTGATGGCGATGTAGGTGAATCTCTTGGTCGTATTTCTGGTGTAAGTGTATCTCGTCAATTTGGACAGGGTCAGCAAGTATCGATACGTGGTGCTTCAGCACAACTTACACGCACATTGCTTGATGGTCATACAGTTGCGTCAACAAGTTGGTTTGACCAACAAGCCGTAGACCGCAGTTTTAACTACTCATTATTACCTTCAGAATTAGTCGGCGGCTTAGAAGTTTATAAGTCGTCACAGGCTAATCTAGTTGAAGGTGGTATTGGTGGTACCGTTATTGTTAAAACACGTAAACCTCTAGATTTAGATGCAAACACTGTATTTGCAAGTGTAAAAGCTGATTATGGTACAGTTTCTGAAGAGACAGATCCTGAACTTTCTGGCTTATACAGCTGGAAAAATAATAATGAAACATTTGGTATCTTAGCGGCGGGTTCATTATCAGAAGTAGATTACCAACGTAACGGTATTGAATCATCAGGTGGTTGGAGTGGCGGTATGGCACCAACAACATTCCA
It encodes the following:
- the pgl gene encoding 6-phosphogluconolactonase produces the protein MATIVEKFFDDKAALTEELSQSLEQALRNGIEADGRAVLMVSGGSSPEPAYKHLSTLDLNWANVDVAMVDERWVEVSHEKSNEAFIKRTLLQNHGAAANFISMKNAAATAEQGVDECEVQFQALKRPFDVTILGMGPDGHTASLFPHAQGLENGLDSNQLVCAINAIESDVTGSITERMSLTLNAISQSKVVKLLISGDEKLAVYKQALAGGNVNDMPLRAVLNQPEINIEVYWAP